In one Polynucleobacter sp. JS-JIR-5-A7 genomic region, the following are encoded:
- a CDS encoding hydroxyacid dehydrogenase — MSSILISEFITSQALETLRSQHEVAYEPELYKNRPALIAALQSIEGLIVRNLTQVNEEILAGAPKLKVVGRLGVGLENIELPACAKRNIKVIPATGANAESVAEYVVGAAVALTRGFIPATISSVKGEWPRPRFSAYHEFLGKTIGIVGFGSIGRVVAKKARAFGLQCLAYDPMLSGSSVELDGFSVPLLSLSDLLGKSDALTLHLPFLPETKNLFNAATLDQMKPGACLINTARGGIVDERALAERLRSVRLGGAAIDVFESEPAKDLSHFAGIENLILTPHVAGVTHESNERVSQMIADEVNRFLGA, encoded by the coding sequence ATGTCATCTATTTTGATCTCCGAGTTCATCACAAGTCAAGCCCTAGAAACCCTGCGTTCTCAGCATGAAGTAGCCTATGAGCCAGAGTTATATAAGAACCGCCCAGCTTTGATTGCTGCTTTGCAAAGTATTGAGGGTCTTATTGTTAGGAACCTTACACAAGTTAATGAAGAGATCTTGGCCGGGGCTCCCAAATTAAAGGTGGTAGGTCGACTTGGGGTTGGGCTTGAAAATATTGAATTGCCTGCTTGCGCTAAACGCAATATCAAAGTCATCCCTGCTACAGGTGCAAATGCTGAGTCTGTTGCTGAGTATGTCGTTGGTGCTGCAGTTGCTTTGACTAGGGGATTTATTCCTGCAACGATTTCCAGCGTAAAGGGTGAATGGCCTCGCCCACGTTTCTCTGCATACCATGAATTTTTGGGCAAGACCATTGGCATTGTTGGTTTTGGCAGTATCGGTAGAGTAGTAGCAAAAAAAGCGCGTGCTTTTGGTTTGCAGTGCCTGGCTTATGACCCAATGCTGTCTGGCAGCTCTGTGGAGCTTGATGGATTTTCAGTGCCATTACTTTCGTTAAGTGATTTACTTGGAAAAAGCGACGCGCTGACTTTGCACCTCCCATTTCTTCCAGAAACAAAGAATCTATTTAATGCTGCCACACTTGATCAAATGAAGCCTGGTGCTTGTCTGATTAATACAGCTCGTGGTGGCATCGTCGATGAGAGGGCGCTGGCAGAGCGCTTGCGCTCTGTACGTTTAGGCGGTGCAGCTATTGATGTGTTTGAGAGTGAGCCAGCCAAAGATTTGAGTCACTTTGCGGGCATTGAGAATCTCATTCTGACTCCGCACGTTGCAGGAGTGACGCATGAAAGCAATGAGCGCGTTAGTCAAATGATCGCCGATGAAGTGAATCGGTTTCTAGGAGCTTAA
- a CDS encoding tripartite tricarboxylate transporter substrate binding protein: MIKQHISKLGKKIALIAGALLFIASPITNAQNWPTKPIKLIIPFAAGGTTDILGRLLAQQLSKDLGQNVVVENKPGAGGNIAAEFVAQSSADGYTIMLASGSMLTVNPNLYKKLPVNYAKDFVYITNVATGPMLLSVSNKIPVKKYRRVYCLCKNKRFKLWLSWHWKSGAYGS, translated from the coding sequence ATGATTAAGCAACACATCAGCAAGCTAGGAAAGAAAATTGCATTGATTGCGGGAGCTTTGCTATTTATTGCATCACCAATTACAAATGCCCAAAACTGGCCAACTAAGCCAATCAAACTCATCATTCCATTTGCCGCGGGCGGTACTACTGATATTTTGGGACGCCTTTTAGCGCAACAACTATCTAAAGATTTAGGACAAAACGTTGTTGTTGAAAACAAGCCTGGTGCTGGCGGTAATATCGCTGCTGAGTTTGTAGCGCAATCCTCTGCCGATGGTTACACCATCATGCTCGCCTCTGGAAGTATGCTCACTGTCAATCCCAATCTCTATAAAAAATTACCCGTCAATTACGCCAAGGACTTTGTATACATTACCAATGTAGCAACTGGACCGATGCTTTTATCTGTAAGTAATAAGATTCCTGTAAAAAAATATCGCCGAGTTTATTGCTTATGCAAAAACAAAAGATTTAAACTTTGGCTCAGCTGGCATTGGAAGTCAGGTGCATATGGCAGCTGA
- a CDS encoding Ldh family oxidoreductase, with amino-acid sequence MNLSYQKMVDLASSGLQAAGIGQKAAHETAQFLALAELDGLASHGLARVSQYAGHAKNGRIELSPKIKVRPFKTSAALVDACDGLAFPALRFATDLSVNLASKTGVGLVAVTNSHHFGVAGHFAEAAARAGYISLLFGNTPAAMPMVGGSKALFGTNPLAAAFPVANRDPMVIDMSLSAVARGKLLVAAKKGESIPEGWALTAEGKTTTDPNEGLKGLMVPLGGDKGALLALIVELLVVGLSGSRFSYEADSFFDAKGNRPRIGQLLLTIDPGLAGSQMFASKMQEFLKTLASDSGTRVPGQRRFKQRASGFQEGVNVSDVVIEEIQTGISQSWS; translated from the coding sequence ATGAATTTATCCTATCAAAAGATGGTTGATTTAGCATCATCTGGTTTGCAAGCAGCAGGCATTGGTCAGAAAGCGGCTCATGAAACCGCTCAATTTTTAGCACTTGCTGAGCTCGATGGATTGGCTTCTCATGGATTGGCACGGGTATCTCAATATGCAGGCCATGCTAAAAATGGTCGGATTGAATTGTCGCCAAAAATTAAAGTGCGTCCATTTAAAACATCTGCTGCATTAGTTGATGCTTGTGATGGGTTGGCATTTCCAGCATTGCGCTTTGCTACGGATTTATCTGTGAATCTCGCATCTAAGACAGGCGTTGGCCTGGTCGCAGTTACCAATAGCCATCACTTTGGAGTTGCTGGACACTTTGCTGAAGCGGCAGCGCGCGCCGGTTACATCTCTTTATTGTTTGGCAATACGCCAGCAGCCATGCCGATGGTTGGTGGTAGCAAGGCCTTATTTGGCACCAACCCGCTAGCCGCAGCATTTCCGGTTGCTAATCGTGATCCGATGGTGATTGATATGTCACTCTCTGCTGTCGCTAGAGGTAAGTTGCTGGTTGCAGCAAAAAAGGGCGAGTCTATTCCAGAGGGATGGGCATTAACTGCTGAAGGCAAAACAACTACTGACCCTAACGAGGGTCTCAAAGGATTGATGGTTCCACTTGGCGGTGATAAGGGCGCTTTGCTTGCCTTGATCGTTGAATTGTTGGTTGTTGGCTTATCGGGAAGTCGTTTCTCCTATGAAGCGGATTCTTTTTTTGATGCCAAGGGAAATCGTCCGCGTATAGGACAACTGTTATTAACGATTGACCCTGGATTGGCGGGCAGCCAAATGTTTGCAAGCAAGATGCAAGAGTTCTTAAAAACCTTGGCATCTGATTCCGGAACCCGCGTTCCTGGACAAAGACGTTTTAAACAGCGTGCCTCAGGCTTTCAAGAAGGCGTCAACGTTTCTGATGTGGTTATAGAAGAAATTCAGACTGGCATCAGTCAGTCATGGAGTTAG
- a CDS encoding flagellar biosynthesis protein FlgA produces the protein MIHFVVHEPGDGVGVVVVEGVKAGDDLIGWVMDGDLTLNMKSESDIPIGHKISLNEFKPGDTVMKYGVDIGKVVAPIKKGEHLHVQNVKTKRW, from the coding sequence ATGATCCATTTTGTCGTGCATGAGCCAGGAGATGGCGTAGGTGTGGTGGTAGTGGAAGGCGTAAAAGCTGGAGATGATTTGATTGGCTGGGTGATGGATGGAGATTTAACGCTCAATATGAAGTCTGAGAGCGACATTCCCATTGGCCACAAAATTTCATTAAATGAATTTAAGCCCGGCGATACGGTGATGAAGTATGGCGTAGACATCGGCAAGGTTGTTGCTCCCATTAAAAAAGGTGAACACCTCCATGTCCAAAACGTAAAAACGAAGCGCTGGTAA
- a CDS encoding L-aspartate oxidase, with the protein MSAIPTIDTDILILGSGGAGLFAALHAHQANPNLNITIAVKGLLGKSGCTRMVQGGYNVALAEGDSVERHFMDTIEGGKWLSDQDLAWTLVSKAVERIHELENELGCFFDRNPDGTVHQKAFAGQTFDRTVHKGDLTGIEIINRLAEQVWARGINRLEEHRAIELIHSKDGKSLAGVLMLNMQTGQFVLVRAKAVLLATGGGPTMYKYHTPSGDKSCDGLAMALRAGLTLRDMEMVQFHPTGLLAGPGTRMTGTVLEEGLRGAGGYLLNGNNERFMGNYDARNERATRDIVSRSINSEIRAGRATPNGGVYIHMSHLGPENVRKLFKGMVERCADSGFDLANNLVEVVPTAHYMMGGLVFNKDCSTDLPGLFAAGEDTGGVHGANRLGGNGVANSTVFGGIAGESMAQWVASQQLSECNIDEVMASIKEHEAPLKKTSGDIEFIRDALAECMWDDVGISRNRESLMRASQTLKELASQLKQMGVGDIQREYSNTWQDWMNLQNLILVSQSVTEAAIARENSRGAHYREDFPEPGSLEDSYYTATYFKNQELKIENRPVQFTMIQPGKTILVEA; encoded by the coding sequence ATGAGCGCAATTCCAACCATTGATACCGATATTCTGATTTTAGGATCCGGGGGTGCCGGCCTCTTTGCTGCCTTACATGCTCATCAAGCTAATCCCAATTTAAATATCACGATCGCAGTAAAAGGATTGTTGGGCAAATCTGGTTGTACGCGGATGGTGCAAGGTGGTTATAACGTGGCATTGGCTGAGGGGGACTCGGTTGAGCGCCACTTCATGGATACGATTGAGGGTGGTAAATGGCTCTCTGATCAAGATCTAGCTTGGACATTAGTGAGTAAAGCAGTTGAACGCATCCATGAATTAGAAAATGAGCTGGGCTGCTTTTTTGATCGCAATCCTGATGGTACGGTTCATCAAAAAGCATTCGCAGGTCAAACCTTTGACCGAACTGTTCATAAGGGTGACTTAACTGGTATTGAGATTATCAATCGCTTGGCTGAGCAGGTCTGGGCAAGAGGAATTAATCGTCTTGAAGAGCATCGCGCAATTGAGTTAATTCACAGCAAGGACGGTAAATCCCTTGCAGGTGTCTTGATGCTCAACATGCAGACGGGTCAATTTGTACTGGTGCGCGCCAAGGCTGTCTTGCTAGCTACTGGTGGTGGTCCAACTATGTACAAATACCATACTCCATCTGGGGATAAGAGTTGTGATGGTTTAGCGATGGCATTGCGTGCGGGGCTCACTTTACGTGATATGGAGATGGTGCAATTTCATCCAACAGGATTATTGGCTGGCCCTGGAACCCGGATGACGGGAACTGTTCTAGAAGAGGGTCTCCGAGGGGCTGGTGGTTATCTGCTCAATGGCAATAACGAGCGCTTTATGGGTAACTATGATGCTCGTAATGAAAGAGCTACGCGAGATATTGTTTCTCGATCGATCAATTCAGAAATTCGCGCTGGGCGTGCAACTCCCAATGGCGGGGTTTATATTCATATGAGCCATTTAGGCCCAGAGAATGTCCGCAAACTATTTAAAGGTATGGTTGAGCGTTGTGCTGATAGCGGTTTTGATCTTGCAAATAATTTAGTTGAGGTTGTACCAACCGCGCACTACATGATGGGTGGTTTAGTTTTTAATAAAGATTGCAGCACAGATCTACCGGGACTTTTTGCGGCAGGTGAAGATACGGGTGGTGTACATGGTGCCAATCGCTTAGGCGGTAATGGGGTGGCTAATTCAACTGTGTTCGGTGGTATCGCAGGAGAATCAATGGCTCAATGGGTTGCTTCTCAGCAGTTAAGTGAATGCAATATAGATGAAGTGATGGCGAGTATCAAGGAGCATGAAGCGCCCTTGAAAAAGACATCTGGCGATATTGAATTCATTCGAGATGCTCTAGCAGAGTGTATGTGGGATGACGTAGGCATCTCAAGAAATCGAGAAAGTTTAATGCGTGCAAGTCAAACCTTAAAAGAGTTGGCTTCACAATTGAAGCAAATGGGTGTCGGCGATATTCAGCGGGAATATAGCAATACTTGGCAAGACTGGATGAATTTACAAAACCTCATTCTAGTAAGCCAGTCAGTAACTGAAGCAGCGATTGCTCGAGAAAATTCACGGGGCGCTCACTATCGTGAGGATTTTCCTGAGCCAGGATCGCTTGAAGACTCGTATTACACGGCCACCTACTTTAAGAACCAAGAGTTGAAGATTGAAAATCGTCCAGTGCAATTTACGATGATTCAGCCTGGGAAAACCATCTTGGTTGAGGCTTAA
- a CDS encoding tripartite tricarboxylate transporter substrate-binding protein, which yields MAEFIAYAKTKDLNFGSAGIGSQVHMAAENFTYSANIPATHVPYKGESAAINDLVAGQIDFMVGNLTAATGFAKAGQIKPLAVTSLKRSKQLPDVPTVAESGIPGFESTGWFGLVAPANTPKVITDKIYAATVKAVNSEALRASLDLNGLTAVVNNQKEFESQVKAESVVWEKVIKGRNISAQ from the coding sequence ATCGCCGAGTTTATTGCTTATGCAAAAACAAAAGATTTAAACTTTGGCTCAGCTGGCATTGGAAGTCAGGTGCATATGGCAGCTGAGAACTTCACTTATTCGGCAAATATTCCGGCAACCCATGTTCCCTATAAAGGTGAATCTGCAGCAATCAATGATTTAGTAGCAGGTCAAATTGACTTTATGGTGGGCAACCTCACCGCAGCGACAGGTTTTGCTAAAGCCGGTCAAATAAAACCGTTAGCAGTGACCAGCTTAAAACGCTCCAAACAATTGCCTGATGTTCCTACTGTTGCTGAGTCAGGCATTCCTGGTTTTGAATCGACTGGCTGGTTTGGACTCGTTGCTCCAGCAAATACACCCAAGGTCATCACCGATAAAATTTATGCAGCAACGGTTAAGGCTGTGAACTCTGAGGCATTACGAGCCAGCTTAGATTTAAATGGACTCACTGCGGTAGTCAATAATCAAAAAGAATTTGAATCTCAGGTCAAAGCAGAATCAGTTGTTTGGGAAAAAGTGATTAAAGGTAGGAATATTAGCGCTCAGTAA
- a CDS encoding sulfite exporter TauE/SafE family protein has translation MATLIIFGAYFIFGISGFGSSIISVPLLVQMYPLKSVVPMMVIIDICGSLYVGRKSSQDANLKEIKWLFPFTLLGMILGIVLLIKAPSEPLLIILGCFAALNGARVLWQRNSEMREPINKWWAAPFGFFGGTFTALFATGGPIYVSYLGLRINDPRALRATMAFAILMLTLLRLTLMLVTGLILSWPVIGLAVCLMPATFLGIWLGTHVHAKLSNAAMRVAYGSILFFAGTMLLIRQL, from the coding sequence TTGGCAACCTTAATTATTTTTGGTGCCTACTTTATATTTGGTATTTCAGGATTTGGCTCATCAATCATTTCAGTGCCATTACTAGTCCAGATGTATCCGTTGAAATCAGTAGTCCCCATGATGGTCATTATTGATATTTGCGGGTCTTTATACGTCGGTAGAAAGTCTTCTCAAGACGCTAATCTCAAAGAGATTAAATGGCTCTTTCCATTCACCCTACTCGGAATGATTTTGGGAATTGTGTTGCTGATCAAAGCGCCAAGTGAGCCACTACTAATTATTTTGGGTTGTTTTGCTGCTCTCAATGGTGCTCGTGTACTGTGGCAAAGAAATTCAGAAATGCGCGAGCCTATTAATAAGTGGTGGGCTGCACCATTTGGTTTTTTTGGAGGCACCTTCACTGCCTTGTTTGCCACTGGAGGGCCGATCTATGTCTCCTATCTAGGCTTGCGAATCAATGACCCCAGGGCATTGCGTGCCACGATGGCATTTGCAATATTGATGTTGACCCTTTTGCGTTTGACTTTGATGTTGGTTACTGGATTGATTCTGAGTTGGCCGGTCATTGGATTAGCAGTCTGCCTTATGCCAGCAACCTTTCTGGGGATTTGGCTAGGAACCCATGTTCATGCAAAGTTAAGTAATGCAGCAATGAGAGTAGCCTATGGATCGATTCTGTTTTTTGCTGGAACGATGCTGCTCATTCGTCAACTCTAA